The Aureispira anguillae genome contains a region encoding:
- a CDS encoding PKD domain-containing protein — translation MKKNYLHIICVYLLILSGIPLNVSATHMVGGEINYRCLGNDQYEIMVTVFRDCDTGVPWFDDPASVGVFDLNDSLIYDLRLTLRNNDTLDLNLSDPCLVAPPNVCIHTTTYIDTVTLPFQAGGYQIVYQRCCRNQDIVNIVAPTSTGATYSSYISEEALLTCNSSARFVEWPPVYICAGVPIVYDHSALDPDGDSIVYELCTPFTGASPSQSRPQPPNNPPYNPVTWQPPYSVDNMLGGPDSLRIDSLTGELTGTPDIIGVFVVGVCAKEYRNGVLISTTRRDFQYVVGVCGRLVSSAFFAPSIQCDNSLLVNFQNSSTSLGTGFTWFFGDTTTNTSSSYPNPSYIYPDTGRYTVTLIADPGTLCADTSVQEINLQYESITANFDVTTANCTDSFFLDVTDLTIDSISHIVRWNWDFGNGLTDTVPYPTTIYDQSGTYIITLDVLAANGCTANYTDTLSLDLPMIFSADTVGICTGDSTVVLNPGGNPNHTYLWSPATGLSSATAASPIASPTVPTTYQVTVTVPNGVDTCLLERSITVIFPPSITLDVFRDTFTCQDSISIVAFSNTAQLIEWTTDPTFNTIYTTGDSIRIPVTGVVRLFVRATDLAGCSIIDTVDVYKRNTPVVANWTYDILNCDTSFTVQFTDLTTDTSGGAISTWFWDFGDLTSSNQQNPVHTYAQSGGYLVAMEIVTVDGCIGRAEDYINILIPQLNSSDTVGICQGNTAVQLNLNGNAALQYQWSPGATLNDSTAVSPIATPATPTTYTVTITAINGLDTCINIEQVHVNFPPLVNVTVPSLTVYCGNTASLTATSPTALSYEWAGDPSFHTILGTGNPYIATPATFPYAGYYVRATDAYGCTATAFALVQQNPVPISPNFSYQSLGCSDTMAIQFTDLTLDTAVSPIASWLWTCSDGQTSTQQHPLLIFTQSQATIVSLQVTLANGCTAVVSDTLVLNIASLTNDSTVVLCNGDATVVLNAGGNPNLNYQWSPAAFLSTNTGPTPIATPPSTPFVYTVTVTGYSSIDTCVAIQDITVIQAPPILIEVPKDTITCAGVFNIQANITNATQIDWSFSPLFNPITLSNVTSFFIGLPAAPYDLSMYVRATDQYGCIAEDTARVLRRNVPIPVNFASQLNTCEDTLEVAFTNNTLFPSGLQLQGYSWNFGNGKTTATTHGLSQYTTSGTYHVSLTATSVNGCTGTFVDTLDYNLPIINSNDSIGLCGGDSIQLNIGGNTNLSYQWSPITGLNNPLIASPMASPNSTTTYTVTVTAPNGIDTCVMVHDVVVGVDAFVFEAMEDTVLCRNQIELMVNAPTASSIEWSLDRDFNLIIGAGNPLVTNINDARWFYVRGTDHFGCEGLDSVFVHYRGNNIPVDFRMVPVNCGDSLMVQFQDISNDSMITNWNWNLGNGQVSTLQNPIATYYADSNYTINLQVQITGNCTGQISKQLSVQIPELEIPNQNLTACTSDSLTLAIQTKPNLTYVWSPSLGLLDSTVANPILLPSVSTTYKVRVYAYSNLGGIVDTCWLEDSIQVLVNPEPTLEVQGDTILCDAAVHLVANSPQLNNYEWAKTSDFQVIIDTDSLFLGTLNSRQASYYVRVQDSLGCIAVDSVTVNGYWVAITLDSFYISCDTQPISLVVHNQNALDALSYTWTPATAILTGQGTDSITTFPNTGTNLTVIGTNSYGCIDSAQTIVNIAPPLNLTVPSDTLICDSTIMLTASSSQAMVQYKWSNTSNFNNLLGQNASLSTNVVNNQNVYYVQVEDSLGCKKVDSINIAYRPVAILLDSAAIICTTGTASLVATNLTIGDSLTYNWLPNGNILSGQGTDSIVVGPYTTTTYSATATNQYGCTTTAQTIVAVSLNNPPLSISASTDTMYIGTDVQLIATQQAGYSYSWASDPTLSSTIIYNPIATPEATTTYYLTITDAWGCTTMDSITIYVTDGLCGEPNIFVPNAFTPDDDGHNDVFYVEGVNITDLKLIIYNRWGEQVFQSNAKSMGWDGTFKGKDCPTDVYGYYMECRCLDGNEFTKKGNITLLR, via the coding sequence ATGAAAAAAAATTACCTCCATATCATTTGTGTCTATCTGCTTATTTTGAGTGGTATACCACTGAATGTGTCAGCGACTCATATGGTAGGAGGGGAAATAAATTATCGATGTTTGGGGAATGATCAATATGAGATCATGGTAACGGTATTTCGTGATTGTGATACAGGAGTTCCTTGGTTCGACGATCCAGCTTCTGTTGGTGTATTTGATCTCAATGATTCCTTAATTTATGATTTAAGGTTGACCTTAAGAAATAACGATACCTTAGATTTAAACCTTAGCGATCCCTGTCTGGTTGCACCGCCCAATGTTTGTATTCATACCACGACCTATATTGATACTGTAACATTGCCTTTTCAGGCAGGAGGGTATCAGATTGTTTATCAACGTTGCTGTCGAAACCAAGATATTGTTAATATTGTAGCTCCAACTTCAACAGGAGCAACTTATTCGTCTTACATTTCTGAAGAAGCCTTGTTGACTTGTAACAGCAGTGCTCGTTTTGTTGAGTGGCCTCCAGTCTATATTTGTGCAGGAGTACCCATTGTATACGACCATTCGGCTTTGGATCCTGATGGAGATTCTATTGTATATGAATTGTGTACTCCATTTACAGGCGCCAGTCCCAGCCAATCTAGACCACAGCCCCCGAATAATCCACCTTACAATCCTGTAACTTGGCAACCGCCTTATAGTGTAGATAATATGTTAGGGGGACCAGACTCTTTAAGAATTGATTCGCTGACAGGGGAGTTGACAGGAACGCCAGATATTATTGGTGTTTTTGTAGTAGGAGTCTGTGCCAAAGAATATAGAAATGGTGTTTTGATTTCAACCACTCGCCGAGATTTCCAATACGTTGTTGGTGTTTGTGGTCGTTTGGTATCTTCTGCTTTTTTTGCTCCTTCTATTCAATGTGACAATTCGTTACTGGTTAATTTTCAGAATAGCAGTACCAGTTTAGGGACAGGGTTTACTTGGTTTTTTGGAGATACAACCACCAATACCAGTTCATCTTATCCTAACCCTTCTTATATTTATCCCGATACGGGAAGATATACCGTTACACTGATTGCAGATCCAGGGACATTGTGCGCAGATACTTCTGTACAAGAAATTAATTTACAATATGAATCTATTACGGCAAATTTTGACGTTACAACAGCAAATTGTACCGATTCTTTTTTCTTGGATGTAACAGATTTGACGATTGATTCCATTAGCCATATTGTGCGTTGGAATTGGGATTTTGGAAATGGATTAACCGATACGGTACCTTATCCAACCACCATTTATGACCAATCAGGAACGTATATTATTACATTGGATGTTCTGGCTGCGAATGGATGTACGGCTAATTATACAGATACCCTAAGCCTAGATTTACCGATGATCTTTAGTGCAGATACCGTAGGTATTTGTACGGGGGATAGTACAGTAGTTTTAAATCCAGGGGGGAATCCCAATCATACCTATCTTTGGTCGCCCGCAACAGGATTGAGTAGTGCTACTGCTGCTAGTCCCATTGCGTCCCCTACTGTTCCAACGACTTATCAGGTTACAGTAACGGTTCCTAATGGAGTCGATACCTGTTTGCTAGAAAGGAGCATCACCGTCATCTTTCCTCCTTCAATTACTTTAGACGTTTTTAGAGATACCTTTACATGTCAAGATTCTATTAGTATTGTTGCTTTTAGTAATACCGCACAATTGATAGAGTGGACAACAGACCCTACTTTTAATACGATCTATACCACAGGTGATAGTATTCGCATTCCTGTGACAGGAGTCGTTCGGCTCTTTGTTCGAGCAACAGACCTAGCAGGTTGCTCAATTATTGATACAGTAGATGTTTACAAACGAAATACACCTGTTGTTGCCAATTGGACATACGATATTCTAAATTGTGATACTAGTTTTACCGTACAATTTACAGATTTAACGACCGACACATCTGGAGGAGCTATTAGTACTTGGTTTTGGGACTTTGGAGACCTTACAAGTAGCAACCAACAAAATCCAGTACATACTTATGCGCAATCGGGGGGCTATTTGGTTGCCATGGAAATTGTGACGGTTGATGGTTGTATTGGGCGAGCAGAGGATTATATTAATATTTTAATACCTCAGTTAAACAGCAGTGACACGGTTGGGATTTGCCAAGGAAATACGGCTGTTCAGTTGAACCTTAATGGAAATGCAGCCCTTCAATATCAATGGTCTCCAGGAGCAACCTTAAATGATAGCACTGCGGTTAGTCCAATCGCAACACCCGCTACACCAACTACCTACACCGTGACTATAACGGCTATCAATGGTCTAGATACCTGCATCAATATTGAGCAAGTACATGTTAATTTTCCTCCACTAGTGAATGTGACGGTGCCTTCTTTGACTGTTTACTGTGGGAATACTGCAAGCTTAACGGCAACAAGTCCCACTGCTTTGTCTTATGAATGGGCGGGTGATCCTAGCTTTCATACTATTTTGGGAACGGGGAATCCTTATATAGCAACACCAGCGACCTTTCCTTATGCAGGTTATTATGTACGAGCAACAGATGCTTATGGCTGTACTGCAACAGCTTTTGCTTTGGTGCAACAGAATCCCGTACCGATTAGCCCCAACTTTAGTTACCAATCGTTGGGCTGCTCAGATACAATGGCAATACAATTTACAGATTTGACCTTGGATACAGCAGTAAGCCCTATTGCTAGTTGGTTGTGGACTTGTTCCGATGGACAAACCTCTACCCAACAACATCCGCTTTTAATTTTTACGCAGAGTCAGGCTACTATTGTTAGCCTTCAAGTAACCTTAGCCAATGGCTGTACCGCAGTTGTTAGCGATACCTTAGTGCTTAATATAGCTTCTTTGACCAATGATTCTACAGTAGTTCTATGCAATGGAGATGCTACCGTTGTTTTAAATGCAGGAGGAAATCCTAACTTGAATTATCAATGGTCACCTGCTGCTTTTTTGTCAACGAATACGGGACCAACGCCTATTGCAACGCCTCCAAGTACTCCTTTTGTTTATACGGTAACGGTAACAGGGTATAGTAGTATAGACACTTGTGTTGCCATACAAGATATAACGGTTATCCAAGCACCACCAATATTAATAGAAGTACCTAAAGACACGATAACATGTGCAGGTGTATTTAATATACAAGCTAATATTACCAACGCCACACAAATAGATTGGTCTTTTAGCCCTTTATTTAATCCTATAACATTGTCCAATGTTACTAGTTTTTTTATTGGCTTACCTGCTGCTCCTTATGATTTATCAATGTATGTACGAGCAACAGATCAGTATGGTTGTATAGCAGAAGATACCGCAAGGGTACTAAGGAGGAATGTCCCTATTCCTGTTAATTTTGCGAGTCAACTCAATACTTGTGAGGATACTTTAGAAGTCGCTTTTACCAACAACACCCTATTCCCATCAGGGCTACAATTACAGGGATATAGCTGGAATTTTGGGAATGGAAAGACGACCGCAACAACACATGGGCTTAGCCAATATACAACGAGTGGGACTTATCATGTTAGCCTTACTGCAACCAGTGTTAATGGATGTACGGGAACCTTTGTGGATACTTTAGATTATAATTTGCCCATTATTAATTCCAATGATAGTATAGGGCTATGTGGTGGCGATTCTATCCAATTGAATATTGGCGGAAATACCAATTTGAGTTATCAATGGTCTCCCATAACAGGCTTAAACAATCCGCTAATTGCAAGCCCAATGGCAAGCCCTAATTCAACAACAACTTATACGGTTACGGTTACTGCTCCCAATGGGATCGATACTTGTGTTATGGTACACGATGTTGTGGTTGGAGTAGATGCTTTTGTCTTTGAAGCAATGGAAGATACCGTACTGTGTCGAAATCAGATCGAGTTGATGGTAAATGCCCCAACAGCTAGTAGCATAGAATGGTCTTTGGATCGAGATTTTAATTTAATAATTGGGGCTGGAAATCCTTTAGTGACCAATATTAATGATGCCCGTTGGTTTTATGTAAGAGGAACCGATCATTTTGGTTGTGAAGGTTTGGATTCTGTTTTTGTTCATTACCGAGGCAATAATATTCCAGTTGATTTTAGGATGGTTCCCGTTAACTGTGGCGACTCTTTAATGGTTCAATTTCAAGATATTTCTAATGATAGCATGATTACCAATTGGAATTGGAACTTGGGCAACGGACAAGTTTCAACGCTTCAGAACCCTATCGCTACTTATTACGCCGATTCTAATTATACCATAAACTTACAGGTTCAAATAACGGGCAATTGTACAGGGCAAATTAGCAAGCAATTGTCTGTTCAGATTCCTGAGTTAGAAATCCCCAATCAAAATTTAACAGCATGCACCAGTGATTCGCTTACTTTAGCCATTCAGACCAAGCCTAATTTGACCTATGTTTGGTCGCCAAGTCTTGGACTATTGGATTCTACGGTTGCCAATCCTATTTTATTACCGAGTGTTAGTACAACTTATAAAGTAAGAGTATATGCCTATTCCAATTTGGGAGGTATAGTAGATACTTGTTGGTTAGAGGATTCTATACAAGTATTGGTTAATCCTGAACCGACACTTGAGGTGCAGGGAGATACCATTCTTTGTGATGCTGCGGTTCACCTTGTCGCCAATAGCCCGCAACTTAATAATTATGAATGGGCAAAAACAAGTGATTTTCAAGTGATTATTGATACAGATTCTTTGTTCTTAGGAACCTTAAATTCGAGACAGGCTTCTTACTATGTTCGGGTACAAGATAGTTTGGGCTGTATTGCTGTAGATTCAGTAACCGTCAATGGGTATTGGGTAGCCATTACGTTAGATTCCTTTTATATAAGTTGTGATACACAGCCCATTTCATTGGTGGTGCACAACCAAAATGCTTTAGATGCTCTTTCTTATACATGGACACCTGCTACCGCTATTTTAACAGGGCAGGGAACAGACTCTATAACGACATTTCCTAACACAGGAACTAACTTAACCGTGATCGGAACCAATTCGTACGGATGTATAGATTCAGCTCAAACGATTGTAAATATTGCTCCCCCTCTAAACCTGACAGTGCCAAGCGATACCTTAATTTGTGATTCAACTATAATGCTTACAGCAAGTAGTTCGCAAGCAATGGTTCAATATAAATGGTCTAATACTTCTAATTTTAACAACCTTCTAGGGCAGAATGCCAGTTTATCAACCAACGTTGTGAACAATCAGAACGTTTATTATGTACAAGTAGAAGATTCTTTAGGTTGTAAAAAAGTAGATTCAATCAACATTGCTTATCGACCTGTTGCTATTTTGTTAGATTCAGCAGCTATTATTTGTACAACAGGAACCGCCTCACTGGTCGCAACTAATTTAACCATAGGAGATAGTTTGACATACAATTGGTTGCCGAATGGAAATATCTTATCAGGGCAAGGAACAGATAGTATTGTTGTTGGACCTTATACAACAACTACTTATAGTGCTACCGCAACGAATCAATATGGCTGTACAACAACAGCTCAAACAATAGTAGCAGTATCTTTAAACAATCCACCACTCTCTATTAGCGCAAGTACAGATACTATGTATATTGGAACCGATGTTCAATTAATAGCTACTCAGCAAGCAGGGTATAGTTATAGTTGGGCAAGCGATCCAACATTGAGTTCAACAATAATTTATAATCCTATAGCAACACCAGAGGCAACAACAACGTATTATCTAACAATTACAGATGCTTGGGGGTGTACAACGATGGATTCTATTACAATTTATGTAACAGACGGATTGTGTGGCGAACCTAATATTTTTGTACCCAATGC